A stretch of Pseudoprevotella muciniphila DNA encodes these proteins:
- the rsmH gene encoding 16S rRNA (cytosine(1402)-N(4))-methyltransferase RsmH, whose product MMTYHVPVLLKESVEALNIRRDGIYVDLTFGGGGHSREILKHLGKEGKLLAFDQDADAEANIPEDEKFTFVRSNFRFLRNWLRYYEIEHVDGILADLGVSSHHFDDETRGFSFRFDAPLDMRMNQAGGINAADVLNTYKEEQLCQIFRLYGELKNGRRLAAAITKARVSEHIETAGQLIETVRPVIGREREKKELAKVFQALRIEVNGEMVALQEMLKSTIDALCTGGRLVVLTYHSLEDRMVKNFMKSGNAEGAVEQDFFGNRIVPLKPVNNKVIVPDTEEQERNPRSRSAKLRIAQKV is encoded by the coding sequence ATGATGACTTACCACGTACCGGTACTACTAAAAGAAAGTGTTGAAGCACTCAATATCAGACGCGATGGCATTTACGTTGACCTGACATTCGGAGGAGGAGGACACAGCAGAGAAATTCTGAAGCATTTGGGAAAGGAGGGCAAACTCCTGGCGTTCGATCAAGATGCTGACGCCGAAGCCAACATACCGGAAGACGAGAAATTTACCTTCGTCAGAAGCAATTTCCGCTTTCTCAGAAATTGGCTCAGATATTACGAAATCGAACACGTCGATGGCATACTGGCAGACCTCGGAGTATCAAGCCACCATTTCGATGATGAGACGAGAGGTTTTTCGTTCCGCTTCGATGCGCCACTCGACATGAGAATGAATCAAGCAGGAGGAATAAACGCCGCTGATGTGCTCAACACCTACAAGGAGGAACAACTCTGCCAGATTTTCCGACTCTACGGAGAACTGAAAAACGGCAGAAGATTGGCTGCAGCCATCACAAAGGCAAGAGTTTCGGAACACATTGAAACAGCCGGACAACTCATCGAAACCGTAAGACCCGTCATCGGGAGAGAACGCGAAAAAAAGGAGTTGGCAAAGGTGTTCCAAGCACTGCGCATAGAGGTAAACGGCGAAATGGTTGCACTGCAAGAGATGCTCAAAAGCACTATCGATGCATTATGCACAGGAGGACGACTCGTGGTGCTGACATACCACTCGCTCGAAGACCGCATGGTAAAAAACTTCATGAAGAGTGGAAATGCTGAAGGGGCAGTTGAACAGGATTTCTTCGGAAACAGGATTGTACCGCTCAAACCGGTAAACAACAAAGTGATTGTTCCTGACACA
- a CDS encoding division/cell wall cluster transcriptional repressor MraZ, with amino-acid sequence MMFTGSIEAKLDEKGRVFFPSSFRKLLPESEREFVLKRDIYQPCLVVFPMSAWQSEVEVLRTKLNRWNPQEAMIFRQYLSDAEQFQLDSNGRFILPKRLLAFAGIDHAVTFVGMDDRIEIWAKRENDFIAPEDYAKAVEALLGGKTE; translated from the coding sequence ATGATGTTTACTGGTTCGATAGAAGCAAAACTGGATGAGAAAGGCCGCGTGTTTTTCCCTTCCTCTTTTCGCAAACTCCTGCCCGAGAGCGAGCGAGAGTTTGTCCTGAAAAGGGACATCTATCAACCTTGCCTCGTTGTGTTCCCCATGTCCGCATGGCAATCGGAGGTAGAAGTACTGCGCACTAAGTTGAACAGATGGAATCCGCAGGAGGCTATGATTTTCCGGCAGTATCTTAGCGACGCTGAGCAGTTCCAACTCGATTCAAACGGACGCTTCATCTTACCTAAGCGCCTGCTCGCCTTTGCAGGCATTGACCACGCTGTCACTTTCGTAGGAATGGACGACCGCATCGAAATCTGGGCAAAGCGCGAAAACGACTTCATTGCACCGGAAGACTATGCCAAGGCTGTCGAAGCACTTTTAGGAGGAAAAACGGAATAA
- a CDS encoding CotH kinase family protein, protein MRKIILFLMIALALPVSAQNFDSNTSYRISVEESLNDGALYMYSWDGEYEFYYFKTNNYDIYSIVWWKFEKSGNYWTIKNEGENKYLTYTRKTYTIGYGSNTSTGYDDALTAQSTVKNDSSRWIIEAANGCYTIRNAAAPEKYLHVKVERYGEGSNVYIDGYVYMGDLEENQTDVYFRFFDRSGEELPTGPVAKTAVNYLRVNGKRLIYDRTSQSYLLPISQTYMGKSTFVGNITFEGIEDEVSYQMVVDDAINQNTRFAVKDFSCENPLTFTLKGSDGSEAGPYKLLLTFMPVVEINVSSVNSSTYSQGSFRVNDGNTTEEDTTFTAGYKYRGASAQRYGKKSYNVKLFEEDFATDYDANIMGLREDHTWILDAMAIDRVRMRNRICFDVWNEIDKLPYSSNYNQRNGTVGKFVEVVLNGKYHGIYCFTDKINRKLLNLTKVLEDTTGGTATYTQRGLLYKGKQWGDAVYLKSSSGTPPLSSVTWQNWELMYPDEHPTQAAWIPLRNLINYNNRSDSVFCATFADHYYFDNVLHYVMLQLAYNLQDNGMKNMYLSTKNIQKFGQCMLFTVWDMDSSLGGYWDGSYHDVVADTTYVTRVLPLSKLFSRNLLGFRDSLRAYWHEHKDVEFSYDSLMSKMNAYKDLFVESGAWQREMNLWSENTTTYKMPKLQELEAEVNYVGEWYKRNIAYLNQLLPEPEPKEDPDITAIQTLQTGKTVDAIYTIDGRKLENVSLRQLPHGIYIVNGKKIVR, encoded by the coding sequence ATGCGGAAAATAATTCTTTTTTTGATGATAGCGCTTGCTCTTCCAGTGTCCGCGCAAAACTTCGACAGCAATACAAGCTATAGAATTTCTGTTGAAGAAAGCCTGAACGATGGAGCGCTTTATATGTATTCTTGGGATGGCGAATACGAATTCTATTATTTCAAGACGAACAATTACGACATCTACAGCATCGTATGGTGGAAGTTTGAAAAGTCGGGAAACTATTGGACCATAAAGAATGAGGGAGAAAACAAATACCTCACATACACGAGGAAGACGTACACTATCGGTTATGGTTCGAATACAAGCACAGGCTACGATGACGCGCTTACCGCTCAAAGCACGGTAAAGAATGACAGTTCAAGATGGATAATAGAGGCTGCAAATGGTTGTTATACAATCAGGAATGCCGCTGCACCAGAAAAGTATCTTCATGTGAAAGTTGAAAGATATGGCGAAGGCAGCAATGTCTATATAGACGGATATGTTTACATGGGCGATTTGGAAGAGAACCAGACCGATGTTTATTTTCGCTTCTTCGACAGGAGCGGTGAAGAACTTCCCACAGGTCCTGTTGCTAAAACGGCAGTCAACTATTTACGCGTAAATGGCAAGCGGTTGATTTATGACAGAACGAGCCAGTCCTATCTTTTGCCTATTTCGCAAACCTATATGGGAAAGAGTACTTTTGTCGGTAATATTACTTTCGAAGGCATAGAAGACGAAGTTTCCTATCAAATGGTAGTGGACGACGCTATAAATCAAAATACACGCTTTGCGGTGAAGGATTTCTCCTGTGAGAATCCGCTCACTTTTACCCTGAAAGGTAGCGATGGAAGTGAGGCAGGACCCTACAAGTTGTTGCTGACATTCATGCCGGTTGTGGAAATAAATGTGAGTAGTGTTAATTCCAGTACATACTCTCAAGGCTCTTTCCGTGTGAACGACGGAAATACAACTGAAGAAGATACCACGTTTACAGCCGGTTATAAATACCGCGGTGCATCTGCTCAGCGTTATGGCAAGAAGTCGTACAACGTGAAACTCTTTGAAGAAGATTTTGCCACGGATTATGATGCCAACATCATGGGGCTCAGGGAAGACCACACCTGGATACTCGACGCGATGGCTATCGACCGTGTACGAATGCGTAACCGCATCTGTTTCGACGTCTGGAACGAAATAGACAAACTGCCGTATTCATCGAACTATAACCAGCGCAACGGTACGGTGGGCAAGTTCGTGGAAGTGGTTCTCAACGGCAAGTATCACGGCATTTACTGCTTTACCGACAAAATTAACCGTAAGTTGCTGAATCTGACAAAAGTGCTTGAAGATACGACGGGCGGTACTGCAACCTACACTCAGCGCGGTCTGCTCTACAAGGGCAAACAGTGGGGCGACGCGGTATATCTGAAGAGTAGCAGCGGAACGCCACCTCTTTCGAGTGTAACGTGGCAGAACTGGGAACTTATGTATCCCGATGAGCACCCCACTCAGGCGGCATGGATTCCGTTGCGCAACCTGATCAATTACAACAACCGTTCTGATTCGGTATTCTGTGCCACATTTGCTGACCACTATTATTTCGACAATGTGTTGCATTATGTGATGCTCCAGTTGGCTTACAACCTTCAGGACAACGGCATGAAGAATATGTATCTCAGTACGAAGAATATCCAGAAGTTCGGACAATGTATGCTCTTCACCGTATGGGACATGGACAGTTCTCTCGGTGGTTACTGGGATGGCAGTTATCATGATGTTGTGGCTGATACCACTTACGTTACCCGTGTGTTGCCATTGTCAAAACTGTTTTCGAGAAATCTTCTCGGATTCCGCGACAGTCTTCGTGCATACTGGCATGAGCACAAAGATGTGGAATTCTCTTACGATTCGCTCATGAGTAAGATGAACGCATATAAGGACCTGTTCGTTGAGTCGGGTGCCTGGCAGCGCGAAATGAATCTGTGGAGTGAAAATACTACAACCTACAAAATGCCTAAGTTGCAAGAATTGGAAGCCGAAGTGAACTATGTGGGCGAATGGTATAAGCGTAACATCGCCTACCTTAATCAGTTGCTTCCTGAGCCGGAGCCTAAAGAAGATCCGGACATCACGGCTATTCAGACGCTGCAGACGGGCAAGACGGTCGATGCGATATACACCATCGATGGAAGAAAACTTGAGAATGTGAGTCTTCGCCAGTTGCCACATGGCATTTACATCGTCAACGGAAAGAAAATTGTCAGGTAG
- a CDS encoding tyrosine-type recombinase/integrase has product MDHINEFLEYLIAEKGYSQQTVITYRTAISDFVNFVAALDEDLDWNSIDVDIIRRWIAQRRENGTDARTVKKQLSALRTMYRYLMIMGITDKNPARLVTNPKVAKRLPTFLKQSEMDRLFDDTEFDDNFEGHRDHLILLTFYSTGIRVSELAGLNTSSLSLSGNEMKVLGKRNKERIVPFGEEMHNALKAYITERSKLSRIGNEEALFIDKRGFRLTVPKIRNIVKKRLTLVTNQKKRTPHTLRHTFATVMLNNGADIRAVQELLGHESLEATEVYTHLSFADMRKEYEKAHPREKHDS; this is encoded by the coding sequence ATGGACCACATCAACGAATTTCTCGAATACCTCATAGCAGAGAAGGGCTATTCTCAGCAAACGGTAATAACATACAGAACCGCAATAAGCGATTTTGTAAACTTCGTTGCTGCATTGGACGAAGACCTCGACTGGAACAGCATAGACGTGGACATCATACGTCGATGGATAGCACAGCGCCGGGAAAACGGCACAGATGCAAGAACGGTGAAAAAGCAACTCAGCGCACTCCGTACCATGTATCGATACCTTATGATTATGGGCATTACTGACAAAAATCCGGCACGCCTCGTAACCAATCCGAAGGTAGCCAAACGCTTGCCCACATTCCTGAAGCAAAGCGAAATGGACAGACTGTTCGACGACACAGAGTTCGACGACAACTTCGAAGGACACCGCGACCACCTCATACTACTTACGTTCTATTCCACCGGCATACGTGTTTCCGAATTGGCAGGGCTCAACACGTCATCGCTCAGCCTTTCCGGCAACGAAATGAAAGTACTGGGCAAACGCAACAAAGAGCGCATAGTGCCTTTCGGAGAAGAAATGCACAACGCACTGAAAGCATACATCACAGAACGAAGCAAACTAAGCCGCATAGGAAATGAAGAAGCATTGTTCATCGACAAAAGGGGGTTCAGACTGACCGTACCGAAAATCAGGAACATAGTAAAAAAACGCCTCACGCTGGTCACCAACCAAAAGAAACGCACACCCCATACCCTGCGCCACACTTTCGCCACCGTCATGCTGAACAACGGAGCCGACATACGTGCCGTGCAGGAATTGCTCGGGCACGAAAGTCTCGAAGCAACGGAAGTATATACCCACCTCTCCTTCGCCGATATGCGCAAGGAATACGAAAAGGCGCACCCGCGCGAAAAACACGATTCATAG
- the rpsU gene encoding 30S ribosomal protein S21, with the protein MIIVPVKEGENIERALKKFKRKFERTGVTKELRRRQQFTKPSVKKRLAMEHAVYVQQLHQNQD; encoded by the coding sequence ATGATCATTGTACCCGTTAAGGAAGGCGAAAACATCGAACGCGCCCTCAAGAAATTCAAGAGAAAATTCGAAAGAACAGGTGTAACGAAAGAACTTCGCCGTCGTCAGCAGTTTACGAAGCCTTCTGTAAAGAAGCGCCTCGCCATGGAGCATGCTGTATATGTTCAGCAGTTGCATCAGAATCAGGACTAA
- a CDS encoding mechanosensitive ion channel family protein gives MPLEIETIPKELPSTDQMTSLLDKLMDIGVSAGKNIIVAIIIIVVGRLIIKFINRLIRRMLEKTKIDAAVQSFIRSLANMVLMTLLVISAIGALGIETTSFAALLASGAVAVGMALSGNLQNFSGGIIILIFKPYRVGDFIEVDGKTGKVEEIQIFHTILRQIDNQIIYIPNSTMSTATIINKTREGTRRIEWTIGVAYGTDLKEVETAVNDVLDKNEYILKEPAWSVMVNEMADSSVSLSIYAWVKSEDVIIAKSVIYAEIYRQFQQKGIEIPFPQRTVHIVKE, from the coding sequence ATGCCATTAGAAATAGAAACTATACCAAAAGAGTTGCCCTCTACAGACCAAATGACAAGTTTGCTCGACAAGTTGATGGACATTGGCGTCAGCGCCGGGAAGAACATCATTGTAGCGATTATCATTATAGTCGTAGGAAGGCTTATTATAAAGTTTATCAATAGGCTTATCCGAAGAATGCTCGAGAAGACCAAGATTGACGCGGCGGTGCAGAGTTTCATCCGAAGTCTGGCAAACATGGTGCTGATGACACTCCTGGTCATCAGCGCTATCGGCGCACTCGGCATAGAAACCACATCCTTCGCCGCACTACTGGCTTCGGGAGCCGTTGCCGTCGGTATGGCGCTGTCGGGCAATCTGCAAAACTTTTCTGGAGGAATCATTATTCTGATTTTCAAGCCATACCGCGTTGGCGACTTCATCGAAGTGGATGGCAAGACAGGAAAGGTGGAGGAAATACAGATTTTCCATACCATACTGCGACAAATCGACAACCAGATTATCTACATACCCAACAGCACCATGAGCACTGCCACCATCATCAACAAGACACGGGAAGGCACACGACGCATTGAGTGGACTATTGGTGTGGCGTATGGCACAGACCTGAAAGAAGTGGAGACAGCCGTCAACGATGTTCTTGATAAAAACGAATACATTCTGAAAGAACCAGCATGGAGCGTCATGGTGAATGAAATGGCAGACAGCAGCGTCAGCCTGAGTATCTACGCCTGGGTAAAGAGCGAAGACGTCATCATCGCCAAATCAGTCATCTATGCTGAAATCTACAGACAGTTCCAACAAAAAGGCATAGAAATACCATTCCCGCAACGCACCGTGCACATCGTGAAGGAATAA
- the rlmH gene encoding 23S rRNA (pseudouridine(1915)-N(3))-methyltransferase RlmH → MKVLLIVTGKTTDKRIEALTAEYLRRSSHYVPLQMEVVPDVKAVKGQSSRNVKDREGEAIMRLLQEGDCVVLLDEKGKEMRSVEFAGYLEKKMHSGARRLVFVVGGAFGFSEQLYARANEMISLSKMTFTHQMVRLFFAEQYYRAMTILKGEPYHNE, encoded by the coding sequence ATGAAAGTATTGCTCATCGTAACAGGAAAGACCACCGATAAACGCATCGAGGCATTGACGGCAGAATACCTCAGGCGTTCGTCGCATTATGTGCCGCTTCAGATGGAGGTGGTTCCCGATGTGAAAGCTGTCAAGGGGCAGTCCTCACGGAATGTGAAGGACAGGGAAGGTGAGGCTATTATGCGCCTGCTGCAAGAAGGCGATTGTGTTGTGCTGCTCGATGAAAAGGGCAAGGAGATGCGTAGTGTGGAATTTGCCGGATACCTTGAGAAGAAGATGCACAGTGGTGCGCGGCGGCTGGTATTTGTCGTTGGTGGAGCCTTTGGCTTTTCAGAACAACTATATGCACGGGCGAACGAGATGATTTCGCTGTCGAAGATGACCTTTACTCATCAGATGGTACGCCTTTTCTTTGCGGAGCAATACTATCGTGCCATGACCATACTGAAAGGAGAACCCTACCACAATGAATAG
- a CDS encoding endonuclease/exonuclease/phosphatase family protein, with product MNSRYTIIIFILLSLLSQTVSGQRWFRVAHYNMENVFDTIHDAGKTDEGFLPASEREWDSRKYRTKLANLARAIAGMGQTQPVDVIGVCEVENDSVLRDLTERTMLRRLGYKYIATSSNDVRGIDVGLLYQPERFLPLSVDTISVPYDSIERPTRDILHVCGMAASGDTLHIFVNHWPSRRGGKLVTQDYRMRAARTIMQFLDSLFVSEPDAKIILVGDFNDEYRDNSIRHGLRARAGFDYKGEADPRGLYVLTARKKGRNGIKGTYKYRGRWNQLDQIIVSGNLLQGRGLRTSYDDCRIVDDIPFLLEKDKNGKSVKPRHTYYGTYYRGGTSDHLPVIAVFHY from the coding sequence ATGAATAGCCGCTACACCATTATCATCTTCATTTTGCTCTCGCTCCTGTCGCAGACAGTTTCCGGGCAGCGTTGGTTTCGTGTGGCGCATTACAACATGGAGAATGTGTTCGATACTATCCATGATGCAGGCAAAACAGATGAAGGTTTCCTTCCTGCCAGCGAACGTGAATGGGATTCCCGGAAGTACCGGACAAAACTTGCTAACCTTGCCCGCGCCATAGCGGGCATGGGACAGACGCAGCCAGTGGATGTCATCGGGGTGTGCGAGGTGGAGAACGATTCTGTGCTACGCGACCTCACGGAACGGACGATGCTGCGGCGATTAGGTTACAAGTATATTGCCACATCGAGCAACGACGTGCGCGGCATAGACGTTGGGCTATTGTATCAACCGGAGCGTTTTCTGCCCCTGTCGGTTGACACCATTTCTGTTCCTTATGACTCTATTGAGCGCCCTACGCGCGACATTCTCCATGTGTGCGGTATGGCGGCGAGTGGCGATACGCTGCACATCTTCGTCAATCACTGGCCCAGTCGGCGTGGCGGCAAACTGGTAACACAGGATTACCGCATGAGGGCAGCGCGGACTATCATGCAATTCTTAGATTCGCTCTTTGTTTCGGAGCCTGATGCCAAAATCATACTTGTGGGCGATTTTAACGACGAATACAGAGACAACAGCATCCGACACGGCCTGCGGGCGCGTGCAGGTTTCGACTATAAAGGCGAGGCAGACCCGCGAGGGCTTTATGTGCTGACGGCACGGAAGAAAGGGCGCAACGGCATAAAGGGCACGTACAAGTATCGCGGCAGGTGGAATCAACTCGACCAGATAATAGTCAGCGGCAATCTTTTGCAGGGTAGGGGACTGCGGACTTCGTATGACGACTGTCGAATCGTTGACGACATCCCTTTCCTGCTTGAAAAGGACAAGAACGGCAAATCGGTAAAACCCCGACACACCTACTACGGTACATACTATCGCGGCGGGACGAGTGACCACCTGCCTGTAATTGCTGTCTTTCATTATTGA
- a CDS encoding alpha/beta hydrolase family protein has translation MEIKSLLMGLALCLCPQLLSAQITIGEIRIIHETDTIWKFGYEGINLYSRPVHRIDIAYPSKDPKGNPTELSGYVAIPADVYSGEQPVDGIILYNHYTQLNFNDAPTKGYATGEDYVLANPLRPNYIIVCSDFYGFGITEGKGQSFCYGEANGQASIDCLLAARALLDDRGISQGKFLVNAGYSSGGYDAIAAQKVRDMKYRDEISFDKTIVGGLPFDVEEAFNDVISDKDDNEKELFGILMILDSYNINAGLGLDLPSMLKEPAASKFDEWMHSGKYTTQDIKDALKGLALTDVVQDTLLKSSSPVVSLIKKSMRDVALKNDWQPDTTQNYFVFNLFKDETVPVNSCRALINFLSNYDGCFKKSIVPEQTHLQTNFVIPSKGHTVVGGIVYFMNLIATVSALPVLYYDGELNTHYADLVKDVTPMGIIHKLEDAGIDVKKIVKERMGEGGGLGDIFSLIASLDEKLKPLGITTIELLTMADDSGLSLLEIMEIYSYLTSDDASESAKLRSQKSLPRQTKLMVGTTDYYRFFLMDWLKENNVNIYESQKH, from the coding sequence ATGGAGATAAAATCATTACTAATGGGTCTCGCACTCTGTTTGTGCCCCCAACTTTTGTCTGCACAAATAACAATAGGAGAAATCAGAATTATCCATGAGACCGATACTATCTGGAAATTTGGCTATGAGGGCATCAATCTCTACAGTCGTCCGGTACATCGTATAGACATTGCCTATCCATCGAAGGATCCTAAAGGCAATCCGACGGAACTGAGTGGTTATGTAGCAATTCCCGCAGACGTCTATTCGGGTGAACAACCTGTTGACGGTATCATACTATACAACCACTACACCCAGTTGAATTTCAACGATGCACCGACAAAGGGTTATGCTACGGGTGAAGACTATGTACTTGCAAATCCTTTACGTCCCAATTACATCATTGTATGCAGCGACTTTTATGGTTTTGGCATCACTGAAGGCAAGGGACAGAGTTTTTGCTATGGAGAAGCAAATGGTCAAGCCAGTATTGATTGTCTGTTAGCCGCTCGTGCATTGCTCGATGATCGCGGTATCAGTCAAGGCAAGTTTCTTGTCAATGCCGGTTACTCATCAGGCGGATACGATGCTATTGCCGCACAGAAGGTGCGTGATATGAAATATCGGGATGAAATATCCTTTGATAAGACTATAGTTGGCGGTCTGCCATTCGATGTGGAAGAAGCATTTAACGACGTTATTTCAGACAAGGATGATAATGAAAAGGAACTCTTTGGAATTCTGATGATTCTTGACAGTTACAATATAAATGCAGGTCTGGGACTTGATTTACCCAGTATGTTGAAAGAACCCGCAGCGTCAAAGTTCGATGAATGGATGCATTCCGGTAAATATACCACACAGGACATCAAAGATGCGTTGAAAGGACTTGCCCTCACTGATGTCGTGCAGGATACACTGTTGAAGTCTTCTTCTCCGGTGGTTTCTCTTATAAAAAAGTCCATGCGTGATGTCGCATTAAAGAATGATTGGCAGCCCGACACAACGCAGAACTACTTTGTGTTCAATCTTTTCAAAGATGAGACGGTTCCTGTGAACAGTTGCAGGGCTTTGATAAATTTCCTGTCCAATTATGACGGCTGTTTCAAGAAAAGCATTGTGCCCGAGCAGACGCACCTGCAAACCAACTTTGTGATTCCATCCAAAGGTCATACTGTAGTGGGAGGTATTGTTTATTTTATGAACCTAATTGCTACTGTTTCAGCCTTACCGGTTCTTTACTATGACGGAGAGCTCAATACGCATTATGCAGATTTAGTGAAAGACGTCACACCAATGGGTATTATCCACAAACTTGAGGACGCAGGCATTGATGTTAAGAAGATTGTAAAAGAGCGTATGGGCGAAGGTGGCGGACTTGGCGATATTTTCTCTCTTATTGCATCGCTCGACGAGAAGCTCAAGCCATTGGGAATCACTACAATCGAGTTGTTGACGATGGCTGATGACAGCGGACTTTCGCTTTTGGAAATTATGGAGATATACTCATATCTTACTTCTGATGATGCCAGTGAAAGTGCCAAACTCAGGAGTCAGAAGTCGTTGCCGCGCCAAACAAAACTAATGGTCGGTACAACCGATTATTATAGATTTTTCCTGATGGATTGGTTGAAAGAGAATAATGTAAACATTTACGAATCCCAAAAGCACTAA
- a CDS encoding endonuclease/exonuclease/phosphatase family protein yields MKKIILTIVAYVVAMATSVSMAQTEDGTFSIMTLNVDGLPGKFLMFDVNKDGPKSDGSLAISKYILSKDCDIIAMQEDFNYRWEIWSHLFANYDHDEWTGGVIFEEMQDCDFIHPQNIKLPCDGLNMSWKKNSQSTAYERVAWEKSFGKFSHEFDDIVTKGFRRHEMTLENGKQLVVYNMHMDASSLRDERLGNDVKDREARQSQWEQLRDHILVHLDSRPIVVVGDMNSLYHKDSVESVFINAINATGRATSGDAWVTLQRNGIYPKLGDEPQKDELLDKVIYINPTDADYTIIPVSYEMDKAGYTVDGEPLGDHYPVIVHFNTLRSKNVSGVNTVNSTITDEKWYSPQGVRQHGITKGINISGSGKKVLVR; encoded by the coding sequence ATGAAAAAGATTATATTAACGATAGTAGCCTACGTTGTTGCAATGGCAACAAGTGTCAGCATGGCGCAAACCGAAGACGGAACATTCAGCATTATGACGCTCAATGTGGACGGACTGCCCGGAAAATTCCTGATGTTCGACGTCAACAAGGATGGTCCAAAGTCTGATGGCAGTTTAGCAATAAGTAAATACATCTTGAGCAAGGATTGCGACATTATTGCTATGCAGGAAGATTTTAATTATCGTTGGGAGATTTGGTCGCATCTCTTTGCCAATTATGACCACGACGAGTGGACCGGAGGTGTCATTTTCGAAGAAATGCAAGACTGCGACTTTATACACCCGCAAAATATCAAACTGCCATGCGACGGACTGAATATGTCGTGGAAGAAGAATAGTCAGTCAACTGCCTACGAGCGTGTGGCATGGGAGAAAAGTTTCGGTAAGTTCAGCCACGAATTCGATGATATCGTGACTAAAGGCTTCCGCCGCCATGAAATGACTTTAGAAAATGGCAAGCAACTGGTGGTATATAATATGCACATGGATGCAAGCAGCCTCAGGGACGAGCGTTTAGGTAACGACGTAAAAGACCGTGAAGCGCGGCAATCACAGTGGGAACAGTTGCGCGACCATATCCTCGTGCATCTCGACAGTCGTCCCATTGTTGTTGTTGGCGACATGAACAGTCTTTATCACAAGGATTCTGTAGAGTCTGTCTTTATCAATGCCATAAATGCTACAGGACGCGCAACTTCCGGCGACGCATGGGTAACCTTGCAGAGAAATGGTATTTATCCGAAACTTGGCGATGAGCCGCAAAAAGATGAACTTCTCGACAAGGTTATCTATATCAATCCAACGGATGCTGACTACACCATCATTCCTGTGAGTTATGAAATGGACAAGGCGGGCTATACTGTCGATGGTGAACCTCTTGGCGACCATTACCCCGTCATTGTGCATTTTAATACGCTACGGAGCAAGAATGTCAGTGGTGTAAATACAGTAAATTCCACAATAACCGATGAGAAATGGTATTCACCTCAAGGTGTTCGTCAACATGGCATAACCAAGGGAATAAACATTAGCGGTAGCGGTAAGAAGGTGCTGGTGCGATAA